The DNA region NNNNNNNNNNNNNNNNNNNNNNNNNNNNNNNNNNNNNNNNNNNNNNNNNNNNNNNNNNNNNNNNNNNNNNNNNNNNNNNNNNNNNNNNNNNNNNNNNNNNNNNNNNNNNNNNNNNNNNNNNNNNNNNNNNNNNNNNNNNNNNNNNNNNNNNNNNNNNNNNNNNNNNNNNNNNNNNNNNNNNNNNNNNNNNNNNNNNNNNNNNNNNNNNNNNNNNNNNNNNNNNNNNNNNNNNNNNNNNNNNNNNNNNNNNNNNNNNNNNNNNNNNNNNNNNNNNNNNNNNNNNNNNNNNNNNNNNNNNNNNNNNNNNNNNNNNNNNNNNNNNNNNNNNNNNNNNNNNNNNNNNNNNNNNNNNNNNNNNNNNNNNNNNNNNNNNNNNNNNNNNNNNNNNNNNNNNNNNNNNNNNNNNNNNNNNNNNNNNNNNNNNNNNNNNNNNNNNNNNNNNNNNNNNNNNNNNNNNNNNNNNNNNNNNNNNNNNNNNNNNNNNNNNNNNNNNNNNNNNNNNNNNNNNNNNNNNNNNNNNNNNNNNNNNNNNNNNNNNNNNNNNNNNNNNNNNNNNNNNNNNNNNNNNNNNNNNNNNNNNNNNNNNNNNNNNNNNNNNNNNNNNNNNNNNNNNNNNNNNNNNNNNNNNNNNNNNNNNNNNNNNNNNNNNNNNNNNNNNNNNNNNNNNNNNNNNNNNNNNNNNNNNNNNNNNNNNNNNNNNNNNNNNNNNNNNNNNNNNNNNNNNNNNNNNNNNNNNNNNNNNNNNNNNNNNNNNNNNNNNNNNNNNNNNNNNNNNNNNNNNNNNNNNNNNNNNNNNNNNNNNNNNNNNNNNNNNNNNNNNNNNNNNNNNNNNNNNNNNNNNNNNNNNNNNNNNNNNNNNNNNNNNNNNNNNNNNNNNNNNNNNNNNNNNNNNNNNNNNNNNNNNNNNNNNNNNNNNNNNNNNNNNNNNNNNNNNNNNNNNNNNNNNNNNNNNNNNNNNNNNNNNNNNNNNNNNNNNNNNNNNNNNNNNNNNNNNNNNNNNNNNNNNNNNNNNNNNNNNNNNNNNNNNNNNNNNNNNNNNNNNNNNNNNNNNNNNNNNNNNNNNNNNNNNNNNNNNNNNNNNNNNNNNNNNNNNNNNNNNNNNNNNNNNNNNNNNNNNNNNNNNNNNNNNNNNNNNNNNNNNNNNNNNNNNNNNNNNNNNNNNNNNNNNNNNNNNNNNNNNNNNNNNNNNNNNNNNNNNNNNNNNNNNNNNNNNNNNNNNNNNNNNNNNNNNNNNNNNNNNNNNNNNNNNNNNNNNNNNNNNNNNNNNNNNNNNNNNNNNNNNNNNNNNNNNNNNNNNNNNNNNNNNNNNNNNNNNNNNNNNNNNNNNNNNNNNNNNNNNNNNNNNNNNNNNNNNNNNNNNNNNNNNNNNNNNNNNNNNNNNNNNNNNNNNNNNNNNNNNNNNNNNNNNNNNNNNNNNNNNNNNNNNNNNNNNNNNNNNNNNNNNNNNNNNNNNNNNNNNNNNNNNNNNNNNNNNNNNNNNNNNNNNNNNNNNNNNNNNNNNNNNNNNNNNNNNNNNNNNNNNNNNNNNNNNNNNNNNNNNNNNNNNNNNNNNNNNNNNNNNNNNNNNNNNNNNNNNNNNNNNNNNNNNNNNNNNNNNNNNNNNNNNNNNNNNNNNNNNNNNNNNNNNNNNNNNNNNNNNNNNNNNNNNNNNNNNNNNNNNNNNNNgttagagaaagctgtttgtgagagggaaaagattaaaagctgttcggGGAGATAAAGATGAactctgtttggaacctgcttggcatttgtgtcgttcttccccgtctctgctggtcTGCAACAGGAACCCAAGTCTGCACAAGCAGAAAATGTCCTTCACCTCTGAACCGTTTTCCAGCCCCTCgtttaattcattgtttttggttTCTAGTTCATTACTACAAAGCTGGGAGTTTCTGGTCATGTGCACAGATTAATGGCTGGATCCATGGCAGGTAAGATGATTTGGTACATTTTATGTCTAATAAGTTTTCTTTATCAAGGTGCTTAAtttgtgggctagagagatggctaaacaGTTAAGaatacttcctgttatttttttaaaaatatttgtttgtttgtttattttattgagacacaGTGTTACTATGTAGTGCTGGTAGGcctgtgtttaaatatttatttttatttgcatgcaaatgtacatgtgtgcatgcacgtgtgtgtgtttatgtgtgtctgagaaagagagagagtgtgtgtatatgtgagtgttcaGGACTTATAGGTGCTTGAatttccagcactcgggagaccaAGGCTAGAGAActgtttttcattctgttttgtttaaagatttatttattattatatctaagtacactatagctgtttccagaagagcatcagatctcactaccgatggttgtgagccatcatgtgggtgctaggatttgaagttaggaccttcgaaagagcaatcagtgctcttaacagctgagccatctctccagcccctagagaaCTGATTACTAGTTCAAAATTATCTTGGGTCTATgcagagagttctagaacagtaTGAGCtgtatagcaagaccctgtttaaaatgacaaacaaacaaaaaactctaagaaaactcttttttttttttttttttggagacgagtttttttgtgtagcccttgctgtcctggaactctctctgaagactaggctggtgttgaactcagaaattcgcctgcctttgcctcctaggtgctgggatcaaaggcatatgccaccactgcctggcaagaaaacatttttaagagaGAAACTTTTTCTTTCAATAGTGGGGGCTGAAGTCAAGCCTGGTCCAcgctaagcaaatgctctacttAGCTGAACTCTCAGGCtgactgactgagacagaatctcactgtatagccctccCTAGATGGCCCAGAACTCTAGAcctgcctggcctctgcctccccctccccagtacTGATAATAAAGCATTACAACTGgcccttgttttgtttccatGCAGTGTCTTGAGTATTAAGGtgtccttgaacttgccatgCATTTGAGGATGgttttcctcctgcttctgctccctgtGGGCGGATTCCTAAGCAAGCACCACCTCTATGCCTAGTTTATGtatactgagaattgaacctggggttCCTGTGTGCttgacaaacactctaccaagtATCAACCCACCAGCcaacaaccacaaaaccaaatCCTCAGAAAGCTGTCCAACACTGaggtccccctcccctccccctcccctctcctcccNNNNNNNNNNNNNNNNNNNNNNNNNNNNNNNNNNNNNNNNNNNNNNNNNNNNNNNNNNNNNNNNNNNNNNNNNNNNNNNNNNNNNNNNNNNNNNNNNNNNNNNNNNNNNNNNNNNNNNNNNNNNNNNNNNNNNNNNNNNNNNNNNNNNNNNNNNNNNNNNNNNNNNNNNNNNNNNNNNNNNNNNNNNNNNNNNNNNNNNNNNNNNNNNNNNNNNNNNNNNNNNNNNNNNNNNNNNNNNNNNNNNNNNNNNNNNNNNNNNNNNNNNNNNNNNNNNNNNNNNNNNNNNNNNNNNNNNNNNNNNNNNNNNNNNNNNNNNNNNNNNNNNNNNNNNNNNNNNNNNNNNNNNNNNNNNNNNNNNNNNNNNNNNNNNNNNNNNNNNNNNNNNNNNNNNNNNNNNNNNNNNNNNNNNNNNNNNNNNNNNNNNNNNNNNNNNNNNNNNNNNNNNNNNNNNNNNNNNNNNNNNNNNNNNNNNNNNNNNNNNNNNNNNNNNNNNNNNNNNNNNNNNNNNNNNNNNNNNNNNNNNNNNNNNNNNNNNNNNNNNNNNNNNNNNNNNNNNNNNNNNNNNNNNNNNNNNNNNNNNNNNNNNNNNNNNNNNNNNNNNNNNNNNNNNNNNNNNNNNNNNNNNNNNNNNNNNNNNNNNNNNNNNNNNNNNNNNNNNNNNNNNNNNNNNNNNNNNNNNNNNNNNNNNNNNNNNNNNNNNNNNNNNNNNNNNNNNNNNNNNNNNNNNNNNNNNNNNNNNNNNNNNNNNNNNNNNNNNNNNNNNNNNNNNNNNNNNNNNNNNNNNNNNNNNNNNNNNNNNNNNNNNNNNNNNNNNNNNNNNNNNNNNNNNNNNNNNNNNNNNNNNNNNNNNNNNNNNNNNNNNNNNNNNNNNNNNNNNNNNNNNNNNNNNNNNNNNNNNNNNNNNNNNNNNNNNNNNNNNNNNNNNNNNNNNNNNNNNNNNNNNNNNNNNNNNNNNNNNNNNNNNNNNNNNNNNNNNNNNNNNNNNNNNNNNNNNNNNNNNNNNNNNNNNNNNNNNNNNNNNNNNNNNNNNNNNNNNNNNNNNNNNNNNNNNNNNNNNNNNNNNNNNNNNNNNNNNNNNNNNNNNNNNNNNNNNNNNNNNNNNNNNNNNNNNNNNNNNNNNNNNNNNNNNNNNNNNNNgtttctctgtgtagccctggctgacctggaactcactctgtagaccaggctggccttgaactcagaaatccacctgcttccgcctcctaagtgctgggattaaaggtgtgtgccaccactgcccagtgggtTCTATCCTTCCTATATTATCTGCTTCCACAGGGCAGGGCCAGAAGGCTCCCAACAGCTATTCATGGTCCCTTTGGGAAGCCCTAGAACCAGTAGTCAGGTTCACTTTGGGCAGGTCATCACATTCGTTTGCACCAAGCTACAGAATAAGGAACATGTGATTGAGGCTCTTCATAGAGCCAAGTTCAAGTTCCCTGGCCGCCAGAAGATCCATATGTCCAAGATGTTGGGCTTCACCAAATTTCATGTTGATGAATTTAGACATAGTAACTGACAGTTAGTTCATCCCTGATGGCTGTAGTGTCAAATAAATCCCAATTTCAGGCTGCTGGATAAGTGGCAGGTCCTGTACTGGTGAAGGCTTCTTACTTCGTGACCTCCCACACCAccaacttttgttgttgttgtttgtttttggttttggtttttcaagacagggtttctctgtgtagccctggctgtcctggaactctctctgtagaccaggttggcctccaacttagaaatctgcctgcctctgcctccatgctgggattaaaggtgcacactaccaccaccacctggcctaaAGTCACTTTTACTGTTAATGTCACATCCAATGAAACCAAACCATGGTGTGTTTAAGCTCCATCATTTGGTGTTAACAGCAGGATTTCACAATGAGAGGAACAGAGCCTTTCCAGGAGTGGTACCTTCAAATCTAGCACTTATTGGCAGAGACTCAtgggtggatatctgagttctaggtcagccaaggctgcatagtgagatcctgcctcaaaaaacaaccaaagaaaacctCCTAACCCTCCTTAGGTCCTGCTATTGGATGGGTTGCATCTTTAGTCCTCACCTTTGCTCTTAGTAGGTTTCACCAGTTTTATAATACTAAGAATGTTActctctggagtgtgtgtgtacacgtgtggaTGTCACAGTTTCACATTTGCACTTTCCTTCTTGCCAGGCATGACAGCGGTTATCTGCACGTACCCTCTTGATGTGGTCAGGGTGCGCCTGGCCTTCCAGGTGAAAGGAGAGCACACCTATTCAGGGATCATCCATGCCTTCAAGACAATCTATGCCAAGGTATTCCATCCCACTTTCCAAACATACAGCCTGCCTTATTGTATCTAGGGAACTGTGGGAGAATAGCTACCTTTTCCTCTATCTGAATTACTGACACTAGGTTAGAGGCGTAgatcagtggtagaacacttgcctaccCTACAAAAGTTCTGGgttgattcccagtaccacagtaaaggagagagggatgaaggaggagagagggagttaTTAATTAATGGTAGCAGCAGCAATATCCCTGAGAAGCCAGTGTTTGTATCTCACATATGTCCTAGGGTCGCTTCCATTGCATCATGCCTTTATTGGATGATGTTTATCATAATGATATAATCCTCTATTTCCTTCATTCAAAGGAAGGTGGTTTCCTTGGATTCTACCGAGGTCTGATGCCTACTATATTAGGAATGGCTCCATATGCAGGTATGATTCAAACTGGGCCTGGCAGATGCTACGTATCTTTTATCCAGTACtcggaggcagaggtaggcagggctCTGTGAGCTGGgagtcagcatggtctacagagcgagctcCCATCTCAGACATGAAGCAGAGCAAGGCAAATCAAAATGAAGTTTGTCGGTATCCTACTTTGTGTTTATGCCACCAGTGTTTTTTAAGTGACAAGATGAAAAGATGCTCTCTGACTGAAATGGTTTTTACTTATGATAAAGAATTATAATTCAAATATGGTCACTCAGCACATTATATATAAAGTTTGCTGTTTATGCACACTGAGtagaaatgtaattttatgtctttttattaatatGTGACTCAGTTAACGTCTTGTTAATGAACACATATGTTGTTAAGGATCCAgttttgagccaggcatggtggcagacacctttaatcccagcactcaggaggcagaggaaggcagatttttgagtttgaggccagtctgttctacatagtgagttccagaacagccaggactattatagagagaccctttcttggaaaaacaaaaacaaaaacaaaaaagaattcaggtttggggctgaagagacaactcagtagttaagagctcttacaaaagaccagggtttggttcccagcaccttctTGGTGGCTCCCAGCCATCTGTTATTCTGAGTCAGATGTCAGCAGCCTCTTcatgcctctgtgggcaccaggcatccaTGTGgcactcatattttaaaataaaggaagaaatgtatGTTTGCACATTTCTTCAATCCTAACCCTGGAGAGGTCAAGATGAGAGGGTCAGGATTTCAAGATCACCTCTTCTACATTTGACATTTGGGCAGAGTGGGAAACACTCATACTCCCAGATTCGtgagaagttgaggcaggagacaGCCTGAGAGTTTTGGGCCAGCCTTGGTAATATGCAGAAAGTGCTCTCATTACTCTTTGTTTTTAGATAGCCCAACCTGGCCTCATTCCATATTTGAGAACCTTgaatcccagtgctaggattataactGACTGATGTGCTGACTAGAACACTGTCACCTTTAacctttatgtgtgtgagtgatttgcctgtatatgtgtatgttcactGCATGTATTCtttgcccttggaggccagaagaggcataCAGACTGCTGTAAAGCATGGTGTGTGCTATGTCCTTTGCAAGAGCTCTTAAGGCCAAGCTGTTTCTCTAGCCCCTATGTGTCTTTCAGGAATAGCCCTTCAGTTGTTTTTCAGTAACAGCTTCATTGAGTTATGACTCTAACACTGTACAATTTGTCCCTGTAAGTGTCCAAGTCATGAGTTTTTACTTGACTTTAGCTACACAGCCATCATCATAATGAACTTGGAAGCATCTTGCATGCATAGTTAGGACTTTCAAGTCTAAACAGCCACTAATCTCTGTAGGTCTGCATTTCACACAAAGGGAGTCAGGTTGTGACTGATTCCAGTTGTGTGGTTTCGAGGTTCATTATGTTGGAGACATAAactgtattttcttgtttttttctgtggAGCTGTTTTctagtttatatttattatttattttgatttttcgagacagggtttctctgtataaccctgNNNNNNNNNNNNNNNNNNNNNNNNNNNNNNNNNNNNNNNNNNNNNNNNNNNNNNNNNNNNNNNNNNNNNNNNNNNNNNNNNNNNNNNNNNNNNNNNNNNNNNNNNNNNNNNNNNNNNNNNNNNNNNNNNNNNNNNNNNNNNNNNNNNNNNNNNNNNNNNNNNNNNNNNNNNNNNNNNNNNNNNNNNNNNNNNNNNNNNNNNNNNNNNNNNNNNNNNNNNNNNNNNNNNNNNNNNNNNNNNNNNNNNNNNNNNNNNNNNNNNNNNNNNNNNNNNNNNNNNNNNNNNNNNNNNNNNNNNNNNNNNNNgtttctctgtatagccctggctgtcctggaactcactctgtagaccaggctggcctcgaactcagaaatccacctgcctctgcctcccaagtgcttgggattaaaggcgtgcgccaccatgcccggctgagcctggcttttatttctttatagttaaaaaaaattctgattacATCTATaatcttagggtttctgttgctgtgaagagacaccatgaccaaggcaactaataaggacaacatgtaattgggactggcttactgtTTCAGGTGCAGCCCATTCTCATTCATCATAGTAGTATGCAGTAGATATGGTTCTCAGGAAGTAGATGAGAGTTCTGCCCCTTGCTTCGAAGGCAGCCAGGAGTCTGTTTTCTATATACCTATGCCAGGAGCAGGAACTCTCAAATCCACCTACACggttacacacttcctccaacaaggccacacctcccaatggtgtcactttccatgggccaagcatattcaaaccaccacagtctattagtctactgtatgtgtgtataaaactatgggctgggtttctctgtgtagccctggctgtcctggaactcactctgtagaccaggctggcctcgaactcagagacccgccttcctctgcctcccaagtgctgggattaaaggcgtgtgccaccacgcctggctattgCTATCGGTTTTGGTAActggttttgtctttgaattaGTATTTATAGTATTAATTAAACCTGTTAACGCAATTGTCTTAGATTAGGAAATGCATAATTgtttcctttgattattttgttatCGTGTAATGAAGGTCTTTCTCAGTTCATGTCATGCTGAGTTGTATCCTGCTTTTCAGGGGTCTCCTTCTTTACCTTTGGTACCTTGAAGAGTGTTGGGCTTTCCTATGCCCCTGCCCTGCTTGGCCGACCTTCGTCCGACAACCCCAATGTCTTAGTTTTGAAAACTCACATAAATCTCCTTTGTGGTGGTGTTGCTGGAGCAATAGCACAGACGATATCGTAAGTGCCTGTACTTGAGTTCCTAAGCCTCTGGTTCTGGTCATGACTGACATTGTGATCATGCTATTCTCTTCTAATCCATCATTGAAGAGCAGaatcttttataaaatatcacTTCATTTTGATAAATACTAATTCAGACATACCTTTTTCAGACATACCTTCATCATAAGCATATTATAGGTAATGGCATGCCAATAGTTGATTGCATTAGTCCAGATCCTCCCACTTTCCTATGGATtcgtttgaaaaaaaaaaaaaaacaatcacataAATATAAGcattcatttctttgttgtttgttttatttgtttgtattgttttttgagacagggtttctttgtataggcCTGGCtatctttttgcctttttttttttttttaagatttatttattatatgtaagtacactgtagctgtcttcagacactccagaagagggagtcagatcctgataatgatggttgtgagccaccatgtggttgctgggatttaaactctgcacctttagaagagcagtcgggtgctcttacccactgagccatctcaccagcccccagacctggctgtcttggaactcaatttgtggaccaggctgacctcaaagttaAAAAAATCTGCCCACAAGAAGTTTCTGACATTTGAGccatataatgtgtgtgtgtgtggtctgtggggtgaatatgtgatatatgttttatgtgtgtgtgtggattgtgttatgagagtgtgtatatgtgtaatatgtggtgtgttatgtgtgtgtgtgtatatgtgtttttggATTGTGGTGTgctagtatgtatgtgtatgatgtgtgtgtgtgtgtgtgtgttccagataGTATATGAAGCATTGTAAGATTAAGTTCACTGAAGGGAAAATACAATAGCTGACTCAGAAACTCCCCTTTTGTATagattttgtatgtatgtatgtatgtatgtatgtatgtatgtatgtatgtatatgtatttgtatataggagTACAgttctctcagaggccagaagagggtatcagatcccctgcattacagatgtgtactgaccagttttgtgtgtcaacctgatacaagttagagtcattagaggaagaaggagcctcagttgggaaaatacctctgtgagatccagctgtaggacattttttCAATTGGTGATCAAtggagaggacccagcccattgtgggtggtgccatccctgggctggtggtcctgggttctgtaagaaagcaggctgagcaagccagggggagcaagccagtaagcagcaccctctacggcctctgcatcagctctgcctccaggttcctgtcctgtgtgagttcctgtcctgacttgcaGTGATGAGCAataatatggaagtataagccaaatacagtcttcctctccaacttgctctttggtcacagtgttttgtcacaATTGGGAAGGTGGTTTCAAGCCATTTGTCCAGACCAGAAGAGATGAAGTAGAAGGAGACAAAAGGACTGAAAGCTAAGCAGCAGGACTTTCAGAGAAAGCCTCCGAGGTGGCCAAGGACATGTCTTGAGCACCAGGAAGGCACCAGGAGTTCTGTCACCAGACTCTTGAATGCTGGGCGGGCCAGGCAGAGTCAGCTGGGTAAGATGCTCAGCCCCAGAGCTGCTCTGGGAAAGGAGATTGTATCTGCAGATGTCAAGTAATGCTAAGCCATGGAAGATAAAGGAGAGATGTCTGCTTTGCTGTGGGAGTCTGGCTGTGGACTTCTGTGGACTCCTGGCCATCCATCTCCCCATGTTCTAGTCCTTTTCCTGGCCCTGTCACCTCCCTTTCCTcaaagctgactttttttttttttaaagatttatttatttattatatgaaagtacactgtagctgtcttcacacactccagaagagggtgtcagatcttgttacggatggttatgagccatcatgtggttgctgggatttgaactccggaccttcggaagagcaattgggtgctcttacccactgagccatctcaccagccctcaaagcTGACAGCTTATAGCCTGTCTAAAAAACCCAGGGTCTCCTGTGGTCAAAACTAGTCTCTAACTTGTTATGTAggtgaggatggctttgaacttaagattctcctgcctccacctgcccagTCCCAGGTGCTCAGTAGATATTGGTTTCAATGGTTGTCAGGTAGGAATTGAGAGATTGTTTTTAAGTCTTTAATTCTTGTGTTTCTTCAGCTACCCATTTGATGTGACCCGTCGGAGAATGCAGTTAGGGGCAGTCCTGCCGGAGTTTGAGAAGTGCCTGTAAGTGTTCTAAAGTCTTATCTGTTCATAGTCTTTAGAAACCTAGTGgtctttaaatgtttattttttatttttatttttattttttttattttttttatttttatttttttttattttttttggtttttcgagacagggtttttctgtatagctctggctgtcctggaactcactctgtagaccaggctggcctcgaactcagaaatccacctgcctctgcctcccgagtgctgggattaaaggcgtgcgccaccacgcccggcttaaatgtttattttttaaaaaaagatttatttattattagatgtaagtacactgtagctgtcttcagacattcaagaagaggacatcagatctcattatggatggttgtgagctaccatgtggttgctgggatttgaactcaggacctttggaagagcagtcgatactcttaactgctgagacagaatttagccgggcggtggtggcgcacgcctttaatcccagcactcgggaggcagaggcaggtgatttctgagttcgaggctagcctggtctacagagtgagttccaggacagccagggctatatagagaaaccctgtcttgaaaaaccaaaaaaaacaaaaaaaggcagaatctcatgtagccctggttggcttcCAATTCTGTATGCAAcatggatgaccttgaagttgTGAGCTTCCTTTCTCAAATTCTGAGTGCCAGGGATAAGTGTGGCCCTTTTACCCAGCCTCTTGGTTGGTTGGtacttgagacaggatctcactatgtagtacaCATCTGCCCTTGAACATGCACCATCCTTTAGGGCTACACAAGACCTTATCTCAGAGAAAACCAACCTGACCCAATCCATGGGCAgggaatgaaagagaaagcaaagaggaGGATAGGGTCCTACAGTCTTCCCCAGCTGCCCCCAGCCAGGCCCCACCTGGGAGAGGTCTCATCATTCCCAGCAGTGCCCCTTAGAACTCGGGTAACCCAAGGCTTGAGGCCTGCAGCTCCAAGCAGCTGCAGAGAAGTTGCACTGTAAAGGAAGCTTGAAGAGTGGCTGTTCATACAGCCAGTGTTTCCATCAGAGTGGCTGTGGGCTAGCGCTGTCGGTTCACAGCCTCGGTGGGGTAcagactgagcacatggtcccgAGGAGCCTGGGAATGTAGACCTGTGGAATGTTTGTCTTTtggagtgacttttttttttttttttttttgtcattgtgatATGTTAGCTATGTGTCACCTTCGTCTTCTGGAAGCTATTCCAGATGGAAGTTTACACAAAGTCTCATGTACTGCATGCAGGCCACTTTGCTTTTGCTTGCACGTGTGTCTGCACCTCGTCCATCCCTGGTACctgctgaagccagaagagggtgttgggccctgtgagactggagttacagatggttgtagaaCACCTTGTGGGTGTTGAGAATGGAACCTGAGTTCAGAAGttctcttaactcctgagccaactctccaggccAGTTTTCAAACATTTGACTTACTTTAGCAAAGACTAGCCTTGAATGCCTGGttttcctgtccctgtcccccaaGTGCTAAGCCTACAGGCTTGCACCACCTGGACTCGTTTGTATGcgtgtatttatatatgcagatatttattgctttatttgaGTCAAAGTCTCTCTCTGTAGCTCGAATTGGCTTGAAACTCCTGTTTTAGCTTCtgaagtgctaagattataaaCTTGAGCAACCATAACCAGTTAAGCCTCCTTTCAAAATGCTACGATAGGTTGGTTCTGGTGGCATAGCCCTCTTTGTCCAGCACTCTAGGGAGGCAGAAGATtatagttcaaagccagcccaggctacagagcACCATTCTGTCTGAAGAAACCatccaaacaaacaataaacaaagttGTTCTGGGCTCTTAAGTTGTCTTGTCACCTTGTAGGTGGCTTGTCACCTTTGGATGGTTGCTAAATCATTTTCCTCTGCCTTTCAGTACCATGCGGGAGACCATGAAGTATGTCTATGGACACCATGGGATTCGGAGAGGATTGTACCGTGGCTTATCTCTGAACTACATCCGCTGTATTCCCTCTCAAGCTGTGGCTTTCACAACGTACGAACTGATGAAGCAATTTTTTCACcttaactgaaagaaaaaaaatcatgatttgtAGTTATTTTCCTCAGTAAATTCtcagaaggatgtgtgtgtgtgtatgtgtgtgtgtgcgtgtgtgtgtgtgtgtgcatatatatatatatgatacctTAATTGTGAAGGAAACATTACTTGAAGGGGACATTTGCCCTGACACAGGAACCACTGGTATTTTAATACTTG from Mus pahari chromosome 9, PAHARI_EIJ_v1.1, whole genome shotgun sequence includes:
- the Slc25a16 gene encoding graves disease carrier protein; this encodes MAVLAAAAALAAAEPAPAVQQAAGSGGPTSRRDFYWLRSFLAGGIAGCCAKTTVAPLDRVKVLLQAHNHHYKHLGVLSTLRAVPQKEGYLGLYKGNGAMMIRIFPYGAIQFMAFEHYKTFITTKLGVSGHVHRLMAGSMAGMTAVICTYPLDVVRVRLAFQVKGEHTYSGIIHAFKTIYAKEGGFLGFYRGLMPTILGMAPYAGVSFFTFGTLKSVGLSYAPALLGRPSSDNPNVLVLKTHINLLCGGVAGAIAQTISYPFDVTRRRMQLGAVLPEFEKCLTMRETMKYVYGHHGIRRGLYRGLSLNYIRCIPSQAVAFTTYELMKQFFHLN